From the genome of Rhizobacter sp. AJA081-3:
TCAGCCCGGCGATCAGGTCGGTGGTCATCGGCGCACCGCCGCGGTAGGGCACGTGGCTCATCTTCACGCCCAGGGTGCGCACCATCAGCTCGCCCCAGATGTGGCCGATCGAGGCCGGCCCGCCGGAGCCGAACTGCAGGTTGCCGGCCTTGCGCGCGGTGTTCTCCAGGTCGACGATGGTGTTGATGCCGGCCGCCGGGTTGGCCATCACCACGCAGGGCGCCGAGCCGATCGAGGCGATGTGGGTGAAGTCGGCGATCGGGTCGTAGGGCTGCTTCTCCAGCGCGAACGGGCCGATCGAGATCGGCGTGGAGTTCGACAGCATCAGCGTGTGGCCGTCCGCCGCGGCGCGCGCCACCGCGGTGCCGCCGATGCTGCCGCCGGCGCCGGGCTTGTTGTCGATGATCACGGCCTGGCCGAGCTTCTTGCCGAGTTGCTCGCCGATGACGCGCGCGACGATGTCGCTGGCGCCGCCGGCCGCGAAGGTCACCACGATGGTGATCGCCTTCTCCGGGTAGGCGGCCCGCGCGGGCAGGGCGAGCGCCGCAGCGCCGCCGGCGGCCAGGCGCAGGCAGTCGCGGCGCGACGGGGAATGCATTGTGCGGTCGGTCATGGCTGTCTCCAGTCGAGTGCAGGTCGGGAGGCCGGGCGACGCAAGCTTCAGGCCCGCGGCTGGTAGGGGTGCACCTGCTTCCAGTGGCGCGCCACGTCGATGCGCCGGCACACCCAGACCTTGTCGTGCGCGCCGATGTGGTCGAGGAAGCGCTGCAGCGAGCCGATGCGCCCGGGCTTGCCGAGCAGCCGGCAGTGCATGCCGATGGACATCATCTTCGGCCGGTCCAGGCCCGCCGGGTCGCCCTCGGCATACAGCGCGTCGAAGCTGTCGCGCAGGTAGGTGAAGAAGTGGTCCCCGGTGTTGAAGCCCTGCGCCTGCACGAAGCGCATGTCGTTGGTGTCCAGCGAGTAGGGCACGACGAGGTGCGGCGCCGTGCTGCCGTCGGTCTTCGTCACCTCGGTCCAGAAGGGCAGGTCGTCACCGTAGTAGTCGCTGTCGTACTCGTAGCCGCCCTGGTCGACGACGAGGCGGCGCGTGTTCGGGCTGTCGCGGCCGGTGTACCAGCCGGCCGGCCAGGCGCCGCCGGTCAGGTCTTTCAGCACGCGCGTGCCGATGTCGATGTGGCGGCGCTCGGTCGCCTCGGGGAGGTTCTGGTAGTGGATCCAGCGCAGGCCGTGGTTGGCGATCTCGTAGCCGTTCTTCATGAACACTTCGAGCAGCTCGGGGTAGCGCTGCAGCGCCATGCCCACGCCGAAGATCGTCATCGGCAGGCCGCGCTGCTCGAACTCGCGCAGGATGCGCCACACGCCGGCGCGAGAGCCGTACTCGTACATCGACTCCATGGTCATGTGGCGGTTCTCGTAGGCCTGTGCGGTGACGAGTTCGGAGAGGAAGGTCTCCGAGGTCGGGTCGCCGTGCAGCGGGTTGTTCTCGCCGCCTTCCTCGTAGTTGAGGACGAACTGCACCGCGATGCGCGCGCCGTTCGGCCAGCGGGCATGCGGCACGTCGCGGCCGTGGCCGCGCATGTCGCGCGGGTAGCCGGTGGTGGAGGTGAGTTCGCGCGAGTCCGTGGGGGTGCTCATGGGCGTGCGGTGTCGGTGAGGTGGATTCAGTTGCGCGGCATCAGTGCCGCGGCGAGGTCGGGAACGCGGGGGTCGAGCTGCAGGTTGCGCTCGACGTTGTGCAGGTGATCTTCCATCAGCCGCACGGCGGCCTTGGCGTCGCGGCGGGTCAGCGCGTCGACGATGGCGACGTGCTCGTCGAAGGAATGTTCGGCCGAGTGCGAGGACTGGTACATCAGCGCGATCAGCGAGGAGCGTGTCACCAGGTCCGACAGCAGCTCGGCCAGCACCTGGTTGCCCAACATGGTGGCGATGACGACGTGGAAGTCGGCGAGCAGCCGCGTGCGGCCCGACACGTCGGTGCGCTGCACGGCGGCCTGTTCGTCGCGCAGGTGGGTGCGCAATTCGGCG
Proteins encoded in this window:
- a CDS encoding tripartite tricarboxylate transporter substrate binding protein, whose product is MTDRTMHSPSRRDCLRLAAGGAAALALPARAAYPEKAITIVVTFAAGGASDIVARVIGEQLGKKLGQAVIIDNKPGAGGSIGGTAVARAAADGHTLMLSNSTPISIGPFALEKQPYDPIADFTHIASIGSAPCVVMANPAAGINTIVDLENTARKAGNLQFGSGGPASIGHIWGELMVRTLGVKMSHVPYRGGAPMTTDLIAGLIPVGIDVVTAYVPYFKSGQLRPLAVTSAQRSPLVPDVPSVLEFGQRKLVLDNFFGLTGPAKLPADVVARLNTAVNEVLAQADIKKRLLELGVTETPGTPAAFTGFVREQVAALQPLVKSIRVTL
- the puuE gene encoding allantoinase PuuE, giving the protein MSTPTDSRELTSTTGYPRDMRGHGRDVPHARWPNGARIAVQFVLNYEEGGENNPLHGDPTSETFLSELVTAQAYENRHMTMESMYEYGSRAGVWRILREFEQRGLPMTIFGVGMALQRYPELLEVFMKNGYEIANHGLRWIHYQNLPEATERRHIDIGTRVLKDLTGGAWPAGWYTGRDSPNTRRLVVDQGGYEYDSDYYGDDLPFWTEVTKTDGSTAPHLVVPYSLDTNDMRFVQAQGFNTGDHFFTYLRDSFDALYAEGDPAGLDRPKMMSIGMHCRLLGKPGRIGSLQRFLDHIGAHDKVWVCRRIDVARHWKQVHPYQPRA